A window of the Mucilaginibacter sp. cycad4 genome harbors these coding sequences:
- a CDS encoding sigma-70 family RNA polymerase sigma factor has protein sequence MQSQNSNNISLDNITGPRTWVALHADYLYKYALTRINDQELARDLVQETFLAALERLQKFEGKSTERTWLTAIIKNKIIDVYRKKASAFVKEPGLTSAEHETDDFFEPDAHNWKPNHRPQEFGIEQTDHLESKEFELILQRCLKRLPSLWLSVFTMKHLDDEPTDTICGDLRITPANFWVIIHRAKLSLRECLQKNWI, from the coding sequence ATGCAAAGCCAAAACAGCAACAATATCAGTCTTGATAACATTACCGGTCCGCGTACCTGGGTAGCACTCCATGCCGACTATCTTTATAAATATGCCCTCACACGGATCAATGACCAGGAATTAGCCCGTGACCTTGTACAGGAAACTTTTTTAGCTGCATTGGAACGGCTGCAAAAATTTGAAGGTAAAAGCACCGAACGCACATGGCTTACCGCTATTATAAAGAACAAGATCATTGATGTTTACCGCAAAAAGGCATCGGCCTTTGTTAAAGAACCGGGACTAACATCTGCCGAACACGAAACAGATGATTTTTTTGAGCCGGATGCCCATAACTGGAAACCAAACCACCGACCGCAGGAATTCGGCATTGAACAAACCGATCATCTCGAAAGCAAAGAATTTGAACTTATACTGCAAAGGTGCCTGAAAAGGCTACCCTCACTCTGGCTTTCGGTTTTCACTATGAAACACCTTGATGATGAGCCCACAGATACCATTTGTGGCGACCTTAGGATTACACCCGCTAATTTTTGGGTGATCATCCATCGCGCCAAACTAAGCCTGAGAGAATGCCTTCAAAAAAACTGGATTTAA
- the msrB gene encoding peptide-methionine (R)-S-oxide reductase MsrB translates to MKKINLFVIPFILLALNACSQSAPQADKTVDTKTYPQAKPASYWKQVLTPEAYEILVNKGTEQPYHNPYWNNHEKGMYVSAATGKPLFSSDAKFESGTGWPSFFKPIDPKAIKIVKDTSYGMVREEVVEASTGLHLGHVFNDGPAPTGKRYCMDSYAFKFIPAK, encoded by the coding sequence ATGAAAAAGATAAATCTGTTTGTAATACCATTTATATTATTGGCCCTTAACGCGTGCAGCCAAAGCGCTCCGCAGGCCGATAAAACCGTTGATACCAAAACATATCCCCAGGCCAAACCGGCCAGTTACTGGAAGCAGGTGCTGACGCCGGAGGCATATGAAATCCTGGTAAACAAGGGGACGGAACAGCCTTACCATAACCCTTACTGGAACAATCATGAAAAAGGGATGTATGTGAGTGCGGCTACCGGGAAACCATTGTTTAGCTCGGATGCCAAATTTGAATCCGGTACTGGCTGGCCGAGCTTTTTTAAACCTATCGACCCAAAAGCGATCAAAATTGTAAAAGATACATCGTACGGGATGGTACGCGAAGAAGTGGTTGAAGCCAGCACCGGCTTACATCTTGGCCACGTTTTTAACGACGGACCGGCACCTACGGGCAAACGTTATTGTATGGATTCATATGCTTTTAAGTTTATTCCGGCTAAATAA
- a CDS encoding DUF4397 domain-containing protein has protein sequence MKTVQQKLTRRAGIIGMVCLLAATLSSCLKDHNNYVQPPVALVSVINASPDSDPVDFYLEPNRANTFPIRYGHGIDYINAYTGKRTATFYVSGTKQKVADDTITLVAKKLYSVYLANTAGKRDVIFVADSIVQPAAGMASIRLANLSADVGTVDLVTSKDSVLATNKAYKQVSDFVTIKGGVTYTLNIRKKGTTTVLASLTNVNIRAGSVYTVWLQGIATATDDKKLSADIQTNVYYY, from the coding sequence ATGAAAACAGTTCAGCAAAAATTAACAAGGCGGGCAGGCATTATCGGGATGGTGTGTTTGCTGGCAGCAACACTCAGTTCGTGTTTAAAAGACCACAACAATTACGTTCAGCCGCCGGTGGCGCTTGTTTCGGTCATCAACGCCTCACCCGATTCTGATCCGGTCGATTTTTATCTTGAGCCTAACAGGGCCAATACTTTCCCTATTCGTTACGGTCATGGTATAGATTACATTAATGCCTACACCGGTAAAAGAACAGCAACGTTTTATGTTTCCGGCACAAAGCAAAAAGTTGCTGACGATACCATTACCCTCGTAGCTAAAAAACTTTACTCGGTATACCTTGCCAACACTGCTGGCAAACGCGATGTAATTTTTGTTGCCGATTCTATCGTTCAGCCGGCCGCCGGGATGGCCAGCATCCGTTTGGCAAACTTAAGCGCCGATGTAGGTACGGTTGACCTGGTTACTTCAAAAGATTCGGTACTGGCAACGAACAAAGCTTACAAACAGGTATCTGATTTTGTGACTATTAAAGGCGGTGTTACTTACACACTTAATATCCGTAAAAAGGGTACCACCACTGTATTGGCCAGCCTTACCAATGTTAACATCCGTGCGGGTTCTGTTTATACCGTATGGCTGCAGGGTATCGCAACAGCCACAGATGATAAAAAACTAAGTGCCGATATTCAAACAAACGTTTACTATTATTAA